GAAGAGGAGATCCAGTATGTAGTCCAGCGCATCAGCCCATTCGGCGGCGACAACCGCGCAGGCATCGAGCGCACCCTCCACCGCATTTCGGCCATCCGCAACCGCAACCAGAAGGTCGTAGGCCTCACCATCCGCGTAGGCCGCGCCATCTTCGGCACGATCAAGATCATCGAAGACCTGGTCCTCACCGGGCAGAGCATCCTCCTCCTGGGCCGCCCGGGCGTGGGCAAGACGACGATACTCCGCGAGGTGGCGCGCGTGCTCTCAGACGATGCGAAGAAGCGCGTGGTCATCGTGGATACCTCCAATGAGATAGCGGGCGACGGCGACATCCCGCACCCCGGCATAGGCCGGGCGCGGCGCATGCAGGTGCCCTCCCCCGCGGCGCAGCACGGCGTGATGATCGAGGCCGTTGAGAACCACATGCCGGAGGTAATCGTCATCGATGAGATCGGCACCGAGCTCGAGGCCGGCGCGGCCAGGACAATCGCCGAGCGCGGCGTCCAGCTCGTCGCCACCGCCCACGGCAACACCCTCGAAAACCTCGTCCAGAACCCTACCCTGTCCGACCTGGTCGGCGGCGTGCAGTCGGTCACGCTGGGCGACGTTGAGGCGCGCCGCAGGCGCACGCAGAAGACGGTGCTGGAGCGCAAGGCGCCGCCCACGTTCGACATTCTCGTGGAGATCCAGGGCTGGAACCAGGTCGCAATCCACCCGGACGTTGCTGATACCGTGGACAGGCTGCTGCGCGGCTACCCGGTGACGATGGAGATGCGGACGGTCGACGCCGAGGGCCGCATGCACCGCACCCACGTGGCAAGGGACGCCACGCTGGTGACGTTCAACGGCGGCGGCGGCAGGCGCAACGCGCCACGCGACGGGCAGTCGATGCCGCGGTCGTTCGACAGGCACGAGGAGCGCGTCACCTCGCGGGGCCCGTTCAGGTCCGCTATGGCCGAGAGCGAGCAGCCCGAGACCGAAGAGGACGAGGCCGAGTGGGTCGAAGACGAGAACGAAACGTTTGAGACCGAAGACCTCTCGGCGCGCCACTCCGGCAAGGTAGTCAAGATACTGCCCTACGGCGTGAACAAGGGCAAGCTGCAGCAGTCTATCAAGGCGATGAACGCGCCAATTGAGCTGGTGGGCGATATGAAGAGCGCGGACCTGCTGCTGACAACGAAGAACTTCTACCGCCGCAGGACGCAGGCGCTTCAGGAGGCGGAGAACGGCGGCAAGCCGGTCTATGTGCTCCGGAAGAACACGACGCCGCAGATTCACCAGTTCTTCCGCGC
This genomic window from SAR202 cluster bacterium contains:
- a CDS encoding AAA family ATPase; protein product: MQQAIDTGLEVIIEKLPPHIARALLNQAEKRDLKELLEVILDLGREPEARFLKESVVLSRQEVTEEEIQYVVQRISPFGGDNRAGIERTLHRISAIRNRNQKVVGLTIRVGRAIFGTIKIIEDLVLTGQSILLLGRPGVGKTTILREVARVLSDDAKKRVVIVDTSNEIAGDGDIPHPGIGRARRMQVPSPAAQHGVMIEAVENHMPEVIVIDEIGTELEAGAARTIAERGVQLVATAHGNTLENLVQNPTLSDLVGGVQSVTLGDVEARRRRTQKTVLERKAPPTFDILVEIQGWNQVAIHPDVADTVDRLLRGYPVTMEMRTVDAEGRMHRTHVARDATLVTFNGGGGRRNAPRDGQSMPRSFDRHEERVTSRGPFRSAMAESEQPETEEDEAEWVEDENETFETEDLSARHSGKVVKILPYGVNKGKLQQSIKAMNAPIELVGDMKSADLLLTTKNFYRRRTQALQEAENGGKPVYVLRKNTTPQIHQFFRAITRNSGAHNDGERGDVDTAIREAEDAIDRMERSRDHKAELTPQASYIRRLQHQLAEEHGMVSTSAGRESNRHVVIYKK